In Ornithinibacter aureus, the genomic stretch CGGCAGAGCGAGTCACCATCACGGTCACCGAGGTCCAGGGCGAGGGCGACAACCCGGTGTCCATCGCCGACATCGGCATCCCCGACCTCCAGGCTCGGCGGGTGGCGCGGTTGCCGGTGACGACGGCACGGGCTCTGGAGTCGCTGACGGGGCCGGCACGGTCCCGGCTCGCCGCGACCCCGGTCGACGTCGTCCTCACCCGGGTGTCGGGCGCAGCGGCCGTGGACGACGACGAGGAGGCACGCCTGGACCGCGACTTCATGCTGCCGGTCGCGCGCGAGTATCGCGCGTACGGCCTGGTCCGGCCGGACCGAGGCGCACCGGATGCCGTGCTCGACGACCTTCACGGGGTGGCCGGTGACGTTGCCGTCACCTCGTCCTCGCGGGCGTTCGGTGATCCCCTCGTCCGAGGATCCAAGGCGTTCGACGATGACCCCGACACCGGCTGGGTCCCGGGCAGGTCGATCGACGGGGAATGGCTCGAGGCCACGTTCCCGCAGGAGCGGACGGTGTCGAGGGTCGTCATCGACCAACCGGCAGACGCGGCAGCCTGGGTCTCGACGGTCGACGTGATCGTGGACGGCCGTCGTGCGGCCACGGCTGACCTCACGCGGGGCCGGGTCGAGGTGGTGCTGCCGCCGACCCAGGCCACCACGGTGCGACTGGAGATCACCGGGCACGAGGGCGAGGGTTTCCCCAACATCAGTGAGGTTGACCTCGACGGGGCTCGCGTCACGAGTGCCCCCGCCGCCGAGCGCTGCGTCACGATCGGCACCGTGGACGGTGATCCGGTGCGGGTCAGGGTCGTGGGCGGTGGTGAGGGCGATGCCCAGCGACTCGTCGCAGGGTGCGACCCGCTGCGTCTCGGCCCGGGTGAGCACGCCCTGCGCAGCCTTCCCGGATGGACCACCGACTCGTTGGTGCTCCGCGACAGCATCGGGGAGTCAGCGGTGGCCGGATCGCCCGGCCCCTCGCTCACGGTCGATCGCAGGTCTGCGTCGTCCTACCGCATCGACGCGCCCCCGGCTCAGGCGCCCTACCTGCTCGTCGTGGGACAGAACGTGCACCCCGGGTGGCGCGCCACCATGGACGGTGAACCGATGGGCGCGCCGCTCGTGGTCGACGGGTACGCCGTGGGGTGGTGGGTGGACGACCTCGACGGCCACGTGTTCGAGGTCGAGTACGCGCCTCAGGGCGTCTCCGACGTCGCGCTCGCGACCTCGGGCGCTGCTGTGCTGCTGGCGTCCGCACTGATCGTCCTTCCCCGACGCGTCACCGGGCCGGTGGCGCCGCTCGAACCGAGCGTGCCGACAACCCACCGGGCCGAGCGGCACGCGCGTCGTCGCGTCCCACCATGGGCGCGCTGGCTCATGGTGGTCCTTGGCTGCGGCGTGGTCGCCGGCCTGCCCGGGCTCGTCATCGGTGCCACGGTGGGGGTCTGGCACCTGGTAGCGGACCCGTCGCCGCGAACCCTGCTGCGGCTGTCGGGGGTCGCCATGGGGCTGGCACCGGTGGCGTGGGTCGTCGGAAACCTCTCACGGTGGGGCGAGATCGGCCCGCAGCTGGTGCTGGGGAACCCGGCTCCCTCGCACCTGGTCGCGGCGGCGCTCATCCTGTTGGTCGTCGGTTCGTGGCGGGACGTCAGCTGACGAACCCGCGCAGCACCGTACCGGCGGCAACGCGTGCGCCGGGTGCCACGGCGCTGTGCGTCACGTCGGCACCAGGGCCGATGACGGCACCGCTCATGATCACCGAGCCCTGGATGCGCGCTCCGGCTCGGACGACGGTGCCCGGCCCGACCGCGGAGCCATCGGTGATGACGGCGGTGGGGTCGACCACCGCGCTGCGATCGACGTGGACGTCACGCCCCGACGCGCGCACCAGAGCCACGGAGGCCTTCACCAGGGCCTGTGGTGTGCCCACGTCGTCCCACAGGGCGTTCTCCCGGTAGGCCACCACACGGCCGCTGTCGACCAGGGAGGGCAGGACGTCCCGCTCGAGAGAGACGACGCCGTCGCCGATCCGGGCGAGCACGTTTCGCCGCAGGACGTACGTGCCGGCGTTGACCTCGGTGCTGGGCGGGTTCGGGCTCTTCTCGACGAAGCGGGTGACGAGTCCGTGCCCATCGGCCACCACCGAACCGAACGCCCGGGCATCCGGGACCGTGCGGAGGTGGAGCACGGCATCCGGCCGGCTCTCCGGCGACGCCATGAGCCGCTGCTGGGTGAGGTCGTGGGAGGTCAACAGGTCACCGTTGACCACGACCAGGTACTCGGGCAGCGACGTCAGCGCGGCAGCGGCCAGGCGCAGCCCTCCGGCGGTGCCTGCCGGCGTCGGTTCGTGCGAGTACGTCAGGCGGATGCCCCAGCGGCTGCCGTCACCGAGGACGGGCCCGAACTGTTCCCCCAGGTGAGACGTCGCGAGAACGACGTCGACGACCCCGTGGGCGGCGAGCCACCGCAGTTGGTGGACCACCACCGGCTCACCGGCGACCTCGAGGAGGTGCTTCGGCCGGTCCGCGGACAGTGGGTGCATCCGGGTCCCGAGCCCACCGGCGAGGACGATCGCCGTGCCGCGCGAACCACGATGACGTGTCACCGCACGGCTCATGTGTCGACCGGGCCCGTTCGCGAGAAGATGACGGGCTCGGCAAGGGCTGGCTCGGCTGAGGACGCCGGCGCCGGGCGGGCCGCGAACAGGAGCTCGCCGAGTCCGACCACGACGACGAGACCAGCAGCCACCATCGCTGCCGTCAGCACCTGGATGGCGCTGTCATGGAAGAACGCCAGGCACAGGATGATCTCGACCGCCACCGCACACCAGGCGACCTTCGTGAGGACGTGGCGCCCTTGGGCCATCTCGGCGATGACGAGCACCTGGGCCAGGGCGAGGAGGGTCCCCAGCGCCAAATAGGGCAACAGGAGGTCCGCGGCGGCCGAGTAGGCCTGCCCTCCGAGGAGTCCGACCCAGAACTCCGGTGCAGCGGCTGCCACCGCGGTGCCCACCGCGCACACCCCGAGCACGAGCCCCGAGGCTCGCAGGATGGTGCGTGGGGACCCCGACGTGGCCAAGGTCGGGATGAGGGCGAGAGCGAGGAACTGCGTCACCCAGATTGGGGAGCGACCCAGCGTCGAGACGAGGGCGTACTCGCCGGATTCGACGGGTGGGAGGAGGTACCGGGCGAGGACGACGTCCACCGTGGTCAGCGCCATCAGGACCCCGATGGCCGAGTTCGAGCGATACAGCGTGCGGAACACGGCGCCCCGGTCGCCGCGCGGCGCCGACCACTCGAGGTGCGCCTCGGCACGACAGAGCCACCAGAGGGTCCCGGCCATCACGTAGCTCGCAAGGGTCACCACGGCCAACGCTCCGGTGAGGCCCAGGCCGAGGGCCGATGCCGCCAGAGCCGCCAGGACCCGGCTGGTGCCGATCGCGACGTAGGCCAGGGACAGCGTCCCGATCCGGCGCATGCCGAGCAGGCCACCCATGAGCGCACCGTTGAGGATCAGCGGGGGCAGCCCGAGCCCGACGAGGACGGGCGCCAGCAGCGAATCGACCCGGGTGACGTGCGCCAGCGCGGGGGAGAGCACCACCGTGAGCAGGCACACGGCACTTCCGACGAGGAGAGGGAGCCTGAGGTCGAAGGCCGGTGGGCCGCGCCGCGCGACCCGTCGGGCATACACGACCTGGAAGGCTCCGGCCGGGATCGCGAGGACGAGCCCGATGCTGTTGAACGCGGAGAAGCCGCCGTAGTCCGCAGGACCGAGGGCCCGCGAGATGACCACGACGAAGACATAGCCCAGAGCGCTGGCTGCGGCCATGCCAAGGCCGAGCAGGGCGCCACTGGCTGCCCCACCCGTGGGTCGTGCTGGGGAGTGACCGCTCACTGCGCCTCGATCCGGGAAGTTCTCGGGTCACGGTACCTGCCGACGATCAGCGAGTCAGGCGATATGGGAGGCCGTAAAGGAGGGCCGGTCATGACATTCGCCACGGTGATGGTGCAGGGTGGACGCCGCGGTCCCTGCCTCGTCGGCGGACGCCGACGAGCAGAGAACCACGAGAAGGAGTGAGCGGTGACCCAGTTCGATGACGATGCCCTGGTGAGCGTCGTCGTACCAACCCGCAACAACGAGCGCACGATCGAGGCGTGTCTGACCTCGGTCCGCCGCCAGACCCACCCTGCCGTCGAGCTCATCGTCGTGGACAACTCGAGCGACGACACGACGTGGTCCGTGGCGCAGCGGCTGGCCGACCAGGTCGTGCTGGCGGGGCCGGAGCGCAGCGCGCAGCGCAACAAGGGCATCGAGTTGGCGCGGGGCGAGTGGGTGCTGTGGCTGGACAGCGACATGGTGCTGCCCCCGGACACGATCGCCCAGGCACTCTCGACGGCCGAGCGCACGGGTGCACTCGGGATCGCCCTGCCCGAGCGCACGATCGGCACCGGGTTCTGGACCTCGTGCCGGGCGCTGGAGCGGCAGTGCTACCTCGATGACCCGTTGCTGCACAATCCCCGCCTGATCCGCCGGGAGATTCTCGTCGGCGACGGCGGTTTCGCGCTGTCGATGTCCGGCCCGGAGGATGCCGACCTCCGCTTGCGGATGCGGGCCACTGGTGCCCCCATCGAGCTCGGATCGGTGCTGGTCGACCACGACGAGGGCCGGCTCACCGTGCGGTCGGTCATGGAGAAGCGCTACTACTACGGTCGGTCTCTTCCTGCCTTCGCAGACCGGCACGACGGCGCAGTGGCCCAACAGGGACGCGCTGTCATCCGCTCGTACGTGCGCAACCGGCGGCTCCTCGCCCGTCAGCCGATCACCGCGGTCGGCATGCTGGGGCTGCGAGGAATGGAAGCCGTGGCCTACGTGCTCGGCTCACGCAGAGGTCGGCGCGACGCCGCCCGCTGACCCCGCAACACCACGGACCATTACCGGCCACCCCGAGCGCCCGCGATCGGGCGCGTGAGATCAGTAGCGCCGACGGGCGACGGCCTGTCCGAGGGCTGCCTCGAGCTGCAGGGTGGTGTTCTCCCACGAGAAGGACTTCGCGTGCCGCCTAGCGTTCTCGCCGTACTTCTCCCGCAAGGCCGCGTCCATGAGAAGGTCCGAGACCTGCGTCGACATCTGCGTCACGTCGTCGGCGAGCAGTCCGGTCTCGTCGTCGACGATCGACTCGGTGACCCCCCCGGCAAAGGAGAAGGCGACCGACGGCGTCCCGTGCAGGCCGGCCTCGACGATGGTGAGCCCCCAGCCCTCCTTGTGCGACGGCATCAGCACCACCCATGCGCGTGACAGGAGCGTGCGCTTGGTGTGCTCGTCGACGAACCCGTGGAACCGCACCCGGTCGCTGACCCCGCGCGCGGCCGCATGTGCTCGCAGCTCGTCATCCCAGTACCCGCCGCCCACGACGTCGAGGGTGAGGTCCGGGAAGCGGTCGGAGAGGTCGGCCACGATGTCGATGGCGATCTCGAAGTGCTTGTGGGGGACCAGACGACCGAGCACCATCAGGCTGGGGTGGTCGGAGCGGGCGAGATCGGCGTAGGAGTCGAGGTCGTCGGGGACGTCGTTGCCCGAGTACGTGATGGCGATTCGGTCCCGATCGACGCCGAGGGCGACGAGGTCGTCACGGGTGGCCTGGGAGACGGTCACGTACTGGCAGTGCCGGTACACGATCGGAGCGAGTCGGGACTCGATCAGCCAGCCGAGCAGACCGAGGACCGGGCCGAAGATGATGGGCCACTGGTCACGGTGGACGTGGTGGACCAGGCTCACCACCGGGGTGGCGCCCGCGAGTGGGGACCAGAAGGGCACCCCGTTGTGGACGTCGACGACGACGTCCACCTCGTCGCGGACCTTCCGCAGGAACTGCAGGCCGCGCAGGTAGCACGTCAGGCGACCACCTCGACGAACGATGCGTACGGCGCCACGGTCGACCCGACGCGATCCGCCCGGGAAGGCGGCGGAGAACATGGTCACCGTGTGACCCCTCGCGGTGAGCAGTTGGGAGGTGCGTTCGACGTACACCTCGGCGCCCCCGGCCTCCGGGTGATCGCCATCGCGCCACGACAACATGAGGACGCGCAGCGGCCGCTGGGTGGTGCCGATATCCACTGAAACCCTCCTCGTGATCCAGCCGAGGGAGCCCGCTGGACTGGGTTAGGGTAACCGCGTGGCGAGCCGAGCACGACGAGAAGCGCTGCCCGGCCGGTGTGAAGTGTGCGGGGGAGGGACCCACCCCAGGGATCTGCGACGCGGCGGGGTGCTCGAGGAGTGCCGTACCTGTGGGCACCTTCGGCGATCCCTCGCCGACGCCCCCGCCGACCACCGAGACGCCGCCTACGGGGGCGATCCGGCGCTCGATGCGGTGCGGACACGACTGACCCACCGGTGGCTGTGCGCCGCAGGACGCCCGGCATCCGTCTTCGAGATCGGTTACGGCAGTGGTGCGCTGCTGAGGCGCTTCCATGATGACGGCGCGGCCGTCTCGGGCGTGGACCCCCACCAGCTCGCGGTGGACGTGGATCCCGTGGTCTCGGCGAATGCGCGCCTGTGGAACTGTGCCGTCGAGGACGTCCCTGACGGCGCGGTGTCGGCAGATCTCGTCGTCGGGGTCCACGTCATCGAGCACGTGAGTGACCCCGGTGTCACGATGGACAAGGCGGCCACGATGCTCACGGAGTCGGGCACCCTCGTGCTGCTCACCCCGGCGGGCGACTCCTGGGGACCACGCACCTTCGGATCGGCCTGGTGGATGCTCGAGGACCCCACGCACGTCCGGTTCTTCACCGCGCAGTCCCTGGCGCGTCTGGCTCGGGATGCCGGGCTGGTCGACGTCCGGGTGGATCGCCTCGTCCTGGACAGTCTGAGTGTCGACGTCGCCTCCGCCGTGCGGGCGTGGCGGTCGCCGGGCCCTGCAGGAGCGCTCGCCAAGCGGGGTGTGCGGGCGGCCGTGCTGGCCACGGCACCTGCGGTCGTCGCGATGCGGGCGATCGCACCTGGCACGCGGCCGACGCTGCGCCTGACCGCGAGGCGGCCCCGATGAGCCAGCACCGCGGTCTGCGCAGGTCTGCCCACCTGTTCAGGAGCTTCCTCGTCGAGCAGACCGATCCCGACCGGTTCTACGGTGACCTCGCGACCGACTCGGTGGCGACCCTCGCCGACCACGTCGCGCTCGACGGGCAGTTGGTGCTCGACGTCGGGGCCGGTCCGCGGCAGTTCGCGGAGGCCTTCCGCGCCAGAGGGGCGCGCTACGTGGCGGTCGACCACGACCCGACCGTGCCGTCCGTGGCCGACGGGGGAATCACCGGTTCTGCCCTGGCGCTGCCCGTGGCGGACGCCGCCGCCGACATCGTGTTCTCGAGCAACCTGCTCGAGCACGTCCCGCAGTTCACGGCCGTCGCCGATGAACTGGTGAGGGTCACCCGGCCCGGGGGAGTGCTCTATCTCAGCTACACCAACTGGTGGTCCCCGTGGGGCGCCCACGAGGCGTCGCCGTGGCACTGGCTCGGTGCGGACTACGCGGTTCGCCGCTACCAGAAGCGACACGGCCGACGACCGAAGAACCTGCTGGGGGAGACCCTCTACCGCGTCAGCATCGCCGAGGGTCTGGCGTGGGCCCGCGGTCGTGACGACGTCGAGGTGCTCGCCGCGCGACCGCGATACCTGCCAGATGTCGCGCGACACCTTCTCGCGGTGCCCGGTCTGCGGGAGCTCGCCACGTGGAACCTGCTGCTCATCCTGCGCCGGCGTGACGACCCGACCCCGCGACCCGTTCCGGGCGGTGACTCGTGACCTCGCGTGCCGTGTTGCGGGCCCGGGCGCCCCTGCGGGTCAGTTTCGCCGGGGGTGGTACCGACGTCGCTCCGTTCCCCGCGATGGAGGGCGGCGTCGTCCTCTCATCGACCATCAACCGCTACGCGTACGCGACCCTGCGCCCCCGCGACGACGGCAACGTCACGGTACGTTCCCTCGACTACGGCGAGTCGGTCGACTTCGGTGTCGACGACCCGGTCGTGTTCGACGGCCGTCTCGACCTGCCCAAGGCCGCGATCGCCCGGGTCCGCCTGCTGCACGACGCACTCCCCGCCTCCGGCTTCGACCTGTTCCTGCACACCAATGCGCCACCGGGTTCGGGCCTGGGCTCCTCCAGCGCCGTGGTGGTCAACGTCCTGGCCCTGGTGGCCCGGCACTGTGGCATGGACCTCACACCCCACGAGCTGGCACAGTCCGCATGTCGCCTCGAACGGGACGACCTCGGCATCCCCGGCGGTCTGCAGGACCAGTACGCCGCAGCGTTCGGCGGCTTCAACTTCATGGAGTTCCACGCCGAGCGGGTGGTCGTCTATCCGCTGCGAGTGGCGGAGGGCACCCTCCACGAGCTCGAGCACAACATGCTGCTCGCCTACATGGGCCAACCCCGGGTCAGCGATCACATCATTCAGGACCAGATCTCCCGTTTCACCGGTCACGACGCCGACGCGATCGCCGGCATGAGGGCTCAGAAGGAGATCGCCCATGCGATGAAGGAGGCCCTGCTGCGCGGTGAGGTGTCCGACTTCGGCGACCTGCTCGGTCAGGCCTGGCGGCAGAAGCAGCGCATGTCCGACCGGATCTCCAACCCGGCCATCGACGAGGCCGTCGAACTGGCGCTGTCGGCCGGTGCGCTGGGGGCGAAGGTCACCGGGGCAGGTGGCGGTGGACACCTGGCGCTGGTGTGTGAGTTCGAACGCAAGCACCTCGTGGCGGAGGCGCTGATCGGCTTGGGTATGACGGTGTCCGAGTTCACCTTCAGCAGGCAGGGCGTCACGACGTGGCGGGTGCCGTCATGACGACGACGCCCGACCCGGCCGTGGTGGCCGCCCTCCACGGTCAAGCCCTCACCGCGTGGGCCCAGATGATGCCGAAACTCCTCGAGCCGTCTCTCGTGGCCGCGGTCGACGCCGCAGGTCGCGTGATCCTCGAGGCACTCGCCGATGGACACAAGCTGCTGATCGTCGGCAACGGTGGCAGCGCGGCGATGTCCAGCCACGTGGCCGCTGAGTTCGCCGGGAAGTGCGTCCTGGACCGCGAACCACTGCCGGCCATCAGCCTGGCCGAGTCGTCCACCGTGATCACCGCCCTGGGCAACGACTACGGCTTCGACGAGGTCTTCGCTCGCGGCGTGCGAGCGCACGGTCGCCCCGGGGACGTCCTCCTCGCGATGTCGACGAGCGGGACGTCACCCAATGTCGTCGCAGCGCTCGGTGTCGCCAGGGAGCGGGGTCTGCACACCATCCTGCTGACCGGTGAGTCCGCGCTCGCCGACGGCTCGGTGGACCACGTGCTGCGCGCCCCGTCCAGCTACACGCCGCGCATCCAGGAGGTCCACCTCATGTGGTCACACGCATGGTGCGAGGGAGTGGACACCGCGTGGGTGGGCCGGGGCTGACACGGCCTGCACGGTCCGGGCCGTGGGACATCGTCTTCCTCGATCGGGACGGCACGATCAACGTCCACGGGCCGGGGTACGTCCGCGATCCTGAGGGCCTGGTGCTCCTTCCGGGAGCTGCGCAGGCGGTCGCCCGGCTGAACGAGAGCGGATGCCGGGTGGTCGTCGTGACGAATCAGCGGGGCCTCGCGACCGGCGCCCTGACGTGGGAGCAGTGGACCACGGTCATGGAGCGGATGTGTGTCCTGCTCGCCGCCGAGGGCGCCCACGTCGATGCCGTGGAGATGTGTCCGCACCAGTACGACGAGTGCGCCTGCCGCAAACCTGCTCCGGGCATGTTCCTTCGTGCCCTCGCTGACGCACCGTGGGCGCGGGCCGAGCGCTGCGCCATGATCGGTGACATGCCGTCGGACGTCGCCCCTGCGCGTGCCCTCGGGATGACGACCTTCCTGCTCGGTCACGACGTGCCCACCCTGGCCGACGCGGTGGACGCCCTGCTCGACGGGTCCCTCGGGCCATGAGGGTGAGGCAGCCTGCCACCGTCGTCCCCTACGCAGTGGCGGCACTGGTCTCCTTCATCGTCCTCGGACCGGCGCTCGGCCGGGAAGTGGTGCTCGCGTACGACCTGGCATGGTCACCGGACCCGCGGTTCACCCCGTTCTCGCTCGGCTCCGACGGGTCCGTGCCCCGGGCCGTCCCGAGCGATGCCGTGGCGATCGCCCTCGGCCACGTCCTCGGAGCGGGACCGGCCCAGGGCCTCGTTCTCTTCGCGACCCTGGTGCTGGCCGGGGTCGGCGCCGCGAGGCTGGCCGCTCTGCTCGCCCCGGACCTCGCTCTCGGACCACGCCTGGTGGCCGTCATCGCCGCCATCTGGAACCCGTTCGTCCTCGAGCGGTTGGTCATCGGGCACTGGACGGTGCTGCTGGCGTATGCCGCGGTGCCCCACCTGCTGGTGTCGTGTGCGAAGGTCAGGCGAGACCTCAGGCCCGCGTGGTCACCCGCGGTCGGAGTGGCGGCGTGCGGTGTCGGAGGGGCCAACGCGCTGGTCATTGCTGCCCTTGCCGTTCTCGTCGTGCTGGCCGTCCCGCGCGCTCGGTGGCAGGCCCTGGCGTACGCGGCCGGGGCCACCGTGGGGGTCTCGCTCGTGTGGGCACTTCCTGCCCTGGTGTCCGGTGTGGTGTCCGCTCCGGCCGGCGTCGCCGCGTTCGCGGCCAGGGCTGACACGCCCCTCGGCGTGCTCGCCTCCGTGGCCACGGGCGGGGGCCTCTGGAACCCGGCCACTCACCCAGTGGAGCGCTCGTCCGTGCTCGTCGCTGCCGGTGCGCTCCTGCTCGTCCTGGCCTCTGTCGCGGCCGGGGTGCGAGCGGCCAGGGACGAGGCCCTGCTCGCACTCGCGGCACCGGCAGTGCTCGGACTCGTGCTGGCCTGGTTGAGCGCGCTGGATCCGTTCGGCCTCTGGAGCGCGGTCGTGCTCCAGCTCCCGGGGGGTGGCATCCTGCGCGATGCACACAAGCTCATCGCGCCGTGGGTCGTCCTCACCGCTGCCGGAATGGCTGTTCTTGCCCGCGACGTCATGCGGGTGCGGGGGGCCGGACCGGTTCTCGTCGTCGTCCTGGCCGCGTTACCCTGTACGCTCCTTCCTTCTCTGACCTGGGGAGTCGGTGGTCGGGTGAGTGCCGTCGAGGTCCCCACCGACCTGCGATCCGTCACGGCGGAGCTGTCCGCGGCCGGGGAGGGCACGGTCGGGCTCCTGCCCTGGTCGCAGTACCGCAGATATGACTGGAACGAGCGCCGGGTCTCGCTCACCCTGATCCCGCGCATGGTCGATCACCCGGTGCTGTTCGACGACTCGCTTCCGCTTCAGGACCTGTCGGTGCCCGGTGAGAATCCAG encodes the following:
- a CDS encoding nucleotidyltransferase family protein, coding for MTRHRGSRGTAIVLAGGLGTRMHPLSADRPKHLLEVAGEPVVVHQLRWLAAHGVVDVVLATSHLGEQFGPVLGDGSRWGIRLTYSHEPTPAGTAGGLRLAAAALTSLPEYLVVVNGDLLTSHDLTQQRLMASPESRPDAVLHLRTVPDARAFGSVVADGHGLVTRFVEKSPNPPSTEVNAGTYVLRRNVLARIGDGVVSLERDVLPSLVDSGRVVAYRENALWDDVGTPQALVKASVALVRASGRDVHVDRSAVVDPTAVITDGSAVGPGTVVRAGARIQGSVIMSGAVIGPGADVTHSAVAPGARVAAGTVLRGFVS
- a CDS encoding lipopolysaccharide biosynthesis protein, yielding MSGHSPARPTGGAASGALLGLGMAAASALGYVFVVVISRALGPADYGGFSAFNSIGLVLAIPAGAFQVVYARRVARRGPPAFDLRLPLLVGSAVCLLTVVLSPALAHVTRVDSLLAPVLVGLGLPPLILNGALMGGLLGMRRIGTLSLAYVAIGTSRVLAALAASALGLGLTGALAVVTLASYVMAGTLWWLCRAEAHLEWSAPRGDRGAVFRTLYRSNSAIGVLMALTTVDVVLARYLLPPVESGEYALVSTLGRSPIWVTQFLALALIPTLATSGSPRTILRASGLVLGVCAVGTAVAAAAPEFWVGLLGGQAYSAAADLLLPYLALGTLLALAQVLVIAEMAQGRHVLTKVAWCAVAVEIILCLAFFHDSAIQVLTAAMVAAGLVVVVGLGELLFAARPAPASSAEPALAEPVIFSRTGPVDT
- a CDS encoding glycosyltransferase family 2 protein, with product MTQFDDDALVSVVVPTRNNERTIEACLTSVRRQTHPAVELIVVDNSSDDTTWSVAQRLADQVVLAGPERSAQRNKGIELARGEWVLWLDSDMVLPPDTIAQALSTAERTGALGIALPERTIGTGFWTSCRALERQCYLDDPLLHNPRLIRREILVGDGGFALSMSGPEDADLRLRMRATGAPIELGSVLVDHDEGRLTVRSVMEKRYYYGRSLPAFADRHDGAVAQQGRAVIRSYVRNRRLLARQPITAVGMLGLRGMEAVAYVLGSRRGRRDAAR
- a CDS encoding glycosyltransferase family 4 protein, with the translated sequence MDIGTTQRPLRVLMLSWRDGDHPEAGGAEVYVERTSQLLTARGHTVTMFSAAFPGGSRRVDRGAVRIVRRGGRLTCYLRGLQFLRKVRDEVDVVVDVHNGVPFWSPLAGATPVVSLVHHVHRDQWPIIFGPVLGLLGWLIESRLAPIVYRHCQYVTVSQATRDDLVALGVDRDRIAITYSGNDVPDDLDSYADLARSDHPSLMVLGRLVPHKHFEIAIDIVADLSDRFPDLTLDVVGGGYWDDELRAHAAARGVSDRVRFHGFVDEHTKRTLLSRAWVVLMPSHKEGWGLTIVEAGLHGTPSVAFSFAGGVTESIVDDETGLLADDVTQMSTQVSDLLMDAALREKYGENARRHAKSFSWENTTLQLEAALGQAVARRRY
- a CDS encoding class I SAM-dependent methyltransferase → MASRARREALPGRCEVCGGGTHPRDLRRGGVLEECRTCGHLRRSLADAPADHRDAAYGGDPALDAVRTRLTHRWLCAAGRPASVFEIGYGSGALLRRFHDDGAAVSGVDPHQLAVDVDPVVSANARLWNCAVEDVPDGAVSADLVVGVHVIEHVSDPGVTMDKAATMLTESGTLVLLTPAGDSWGPRTFGSAWWMLEDPTHVRFFTAQSLARLARDAGLVDVRVDRLVLDSLSVDVASAVRAWRSPGPAGALAKRGVRAAVLATAPAVVAMRAIAPGTRPTLRLTARRPR
- a CDS encoding class I SAM-dependent methyltransferase, whose product is MSQHRGLRRSAHLFRSFLVEQTDPDRFYGDLATDSVATLADHVALDGQLVLDVGAGPRQFAEAFRARGARYVAVDHDPTVPSVADGGITGSALALPVADAAADIVFSSNLLEHVPQFTAVADELVRVTRPGGVLYLSYTNWWSPWGAHEASPWHWLGADYAVRRYQKRHGRRPKNLLGETLYRVSIAEGLAWARGRDDVEVLAARPRYLPDVARHLLAVPGLRELATWNLLLILRRRDDPTPRPVPGGDS
- a CDS encoding GHMP kinase, translating into MTSRAVLRARAPLRVSFAGGGTDVAPFPAMEGGVVLSSTINRYAYATLRPRDDGNVTVRSLDYGESVDFGVDDPVVFDGRLDLPKAAIARVRLLHDALPASGFDLFLHTNAPPGSGLGSSSAVVVNVLALVARHCGMDLTPHELAQSACRLERDDLGIPGGLQDQYAAAFGGFNFMEFHAERVVVYPLRVAEGTLHELEHNMLLAYMGQPRVSDHIIQDQISRFTGHDADAIAGMRAQKEIAHAMKEALLRGEVSDFGDLLGQAWRQKQRMSDRISNPAIDEAVELALSAGALGAKVTGAGGGGHLALVCEFERKHLVAEALIGLGMTVSEFTFSRQGVTTWRVPS
- a CDS encoding D-sedoheptulose-7-phosphate isomerase, which produces MTTTPDPAVVAALHGQALTAWAQMMPKLLEPSLVAAVDAAGRVILEALADGHKLLIVGNGGSAAMSSHVAAEFAGKCVLDREPLPAISLAESSTVITALGNDYGFDEVFARGVRAHGRPGDVLLAMSTSGTSPNVVAALGVARERGLHTILLTGESALADGSVDHVLRAPSSYTPRIQEVHLMWSHAWCEGVDTAWVGRG
- a CDS encoding D-glycero-alpha-D-manno-heptose-1,7-bisphosphate 7-phosphatase — protein: MGGPGLTRPARSGPWDIVFLDRDGTINVHGPGYVRDPEGLVLLPGAAQAVARLNESGCRVVVVTNQRGLATGALTWEQWTTVMERMCVLLAAEGAHVDAVEMCPHQYDECACRKPAPGMFLRALADAPWARAERCAMIGDMPSDVAPARALGMTTFLLGHDVPTLADAVDALLDGSLGP